One genomic segment of Hordeum vulgare subsp. vulgare chromosome 2H, MorexV3_pseudomolecules_assembly, whole genome shotgun sequence includes these proteins:
- the LOC123424637 gene encoding trichohyalin-like isoform X2, translating into MVAGGGAVLRRAKMAGGDDDDDEYVVDEDEEVEDDVEYPAAACSDEDAAEDEADPEPEDESDADFDGEAEAEEGDDEDFEIDKPRRPRRPPRPRGRGRKAKPDDSDEDSDEDFDGDEEDDEDFEIVAPRPRRPPKARGRARKRRRTREPEEESDADFEEELEEMETPRPKPRRRARKAKPRDDDDSDADFDEDEEFEIDTPRPRRAPTARSRGRSRKQEDESDEEFDGEEDEGFEIETPRPRRAPRARSQGRTRAQEVESDSEEDGLENEEVEVEVPWPKRPATVRFRRRREEQEIEPDEDFKGEEEEPENDELEVETPWPKRTATVRSRRRREEQEIESDADFKGEEEEPENDELEVETPWPKRTATVRSRRRREEQEIESDADFKGEQDEELEVETPQPAMDPSWGRKGEQEDESDADFDGEEEELENAKLEIETPLSANFRSGGSNMKQEDRFDVDFDGDEEFEDKEEDEELEIETPQSVKYRSSGRNVKEEDELDADFNVAEEEIEDQEEDEELEIETPESVKYCSGGRNVKEEDDDLDADFNVAEEEVEDQEEDEELEIEMPESVKYRSDGRNLKQEDEFDADFNGAEEEVEDQEEDEELETETLQPRNLSEAHGKGRKVKPAGSSRQRHEDDDDYEEEIEDEDEDFDPEVDEDDEDEEEDVEEEDDDLGDYAPTRATKVKPRNHLAKRKPAAGRQHRKRNSGSRVSKGKTRNGTSARRRRSKRRVADDYEDDEEEEDDDDFVVKDDVEEEVNYRPRKKAKVGRKTREGTAEPVGVGEAWPSVESDTSEFEFVTSEEDHAENEAPVAEPVRIKRKKGRRKRGSESDSSSDSDYVISEEELKDLGMPRPQEAVPQLPPPPARRTIAPRRVDEKGKEPEEALKQICGICLSEEQRATIQGVLNCCSHYFCFACILEWSKVESRCPLCKRRFNTITKSSVADLGLGLRNAPVRVEKRDQVYQPTEDEMRRWLDPYENVVCIECNQGGDDNLMLLCDICDSSAHTFCVGLGREVPEGNWYCGGCRSSVEGPSHAQTQERVLPRGESNMNTADSSSSSFGRSISNGVFQRPPPINVQPSLQGFDLNLSPIETPEEDKRAESHISAEPVSTPTGRHATLDRRRALNRRIRILLFRPRTATNPWQNSIQHDRSTPGAEQNQRNACTSTDVSPSCSRADFMQSQQSSSQFVQSASNLNQCTDEGGSNFREVANAKDQLIPIVKKSIKHICARSPLDQSSFTNVARRATHTILALSGIAHNKDRVVATPFPFPSHCCHACDGREPAFLMRTICSSCFNSFVGDVVSHIASMFS; encoded by the exons ATGGTCGCCGGCGGCGGGGCGGTCCTGCGGCGGGCGAAGATggccggcggcgacgacgacgacgacgagtacgtcgtggacgaggacgaggaggtggAGGACGACGTTGAGTATCCGGCGGCCGCGTGCTCCGACGAGGACGCCGCCGAGGACGAGGCCGACCCGGAGCCGGAGGACGAATCTGACGCCGACTTCGacggggaggcggaggcggaggagggCGACGACGAGGATTTCGAGATCGACAAGCCGCGCCGGCCCAGGCGCCCTCCCAGGCCTCGCGGGCGGGGCAGGAAGGCTAAGCCGGATGACTCCGACGAGGACTCCGACGAGGATTTCGAcggggacgaggaggacgacgaggattTCGAGATCGTCGCGCCGCGGCCGAGGCGCCCGCCCAAGGCTCGCGGCCGAGCCCGGAAGCGGAGGCGGACGCgggagccggaggaggagtccgatgcGGATTTTGAGGAGGAGTTGGAGGAGATGGAGACGCCGCGGCCCAAGCCTCGCCGCCGGGCCAGGAAGGCCAAACCGCGCGACGACGACGACTCCGATGCGGATTTCGACGAGGACGAGGAGTTCGAGATCGACACGCCACGGCCGAGGCGTGCGCCCACGGCTCGCTCCCGGGGCAGGTCGAGGAAGCAGGAAGACGAGTCTGACGAGGAGTTCGACGGGGAGGAGGACGAGGGGTTCGAGATCGAGACACCGAGGCCTAGGCGCGCACCCAGGGCTCGCTCCCAAGGCAGGACGAGGGCGCAGGAAGTAGAGTCTGACTCGGAGGAGGATGGATTGGAGAACGAGGAGGTGGAGGTCGAGGTGCCATGGCCGAAACGCCCAGCCACGGttcggttccggcgacggagggaGGAGCAAGAGATCGAGCCTGATGAAGATTTCAAAGGGGAGGAGGAAGAACCGGAGAACGACGAGTTGGAGGTCGAGACGCCATGGCCGAAACGTACAGCCACGGTTCGCTCTCGGCGGAGAAGGGAGGAGCAAGAGATTGAGTCTGATGCAGATTTCAAAGGGGAGGAGGAAGAACCGGAGAACGACGAGTTGGAGGTCGAGACGCCATGGCCGAAACGTACAGCCACGGTTCGCTCTCGGCGGAGAAGGGAGGAGCAAGAGATTGAGTCCGATGCCGATTTCAAAGGGGAGCAGGATGAGGAGTTGGAGGTTGAGACCCCGCAACCAGCCATGGACCCCTCCTGGGGTAGGAAAGGGGAGCAAGAGGATGAGTCTGATGCCGATTTCGACGGGGAGGAGGAAGAACTAGAGAATGCGAAGTTGGAGATTGAGACGCCACTGTCAGCCAACTTCCGCTCTGGTGGCAGTAACATGAAGCAGGAGGACAGATTTGATGTGGATTTTGATGGGGACGAGGAGTTTGAGGataaggaagaggatgaagagttGGAGATCGAGACGCCACAATCCGTCAAGTACCGCTCCAGTGGCAGGAAtgtgaaggaggaggatgagcttGATGCAGATTTCAATGTGGCTGAGGAGGAAATTGAGGAtcaggaagaggatgaagagctgGAGATCGAGACGCCAGAGTCAGTCAAGTATTGCTCCGGTGGCAGGAATgtgaaggaggaggatgatgatctTGATGCAGATTTCAATGtggctgaggaggaagttgaggatcaggaagaggatgaagagctgGAGATCGAGATGCCAGAGTCAGTCAAGTATCGCTCCGATGGCAGGAATCTGAAGCaggaggatgagtttgatgcagatTTCAATGGGGCGGAGGAGGAAGTTGAGGATCAGGAAGAGGATGAGGAGTTGGAGACCGAGACGCTACAGCCAAGGAACCTGTCCGAGGCTCATGGCAAGGGCAGGAAGGTGAAGCCAGCGGGCTCTAGCCGGCAGAggcatgaggatgatgatgattacgAGGAAGAgatcgaggatgaggatgaagacTTTGATCCGGAGGTGGACGAAGATGACGAAGATGAGGAGGAAGatgttgaagaagaagatgatgatttgGGGGATTATGCCCCAACTCGTGCCACAAAGGTTAAACCTAGGAACCACTTGGCCAAGCGGAAGCCAGCAGCTGGGCGCCAACACCGTAAGAGGAATAGTGGTTCCAGGGTTTCCAAGGGAAAGACAAGGAATGGCACGTCAGCACGTCGGCGTAGGAGCAAGCGGCGGGTGGCTGACGACTATGAAGacgatgaggaggaagaagatgatgatgattttgttgtCAAGGACGATGTGGAGGAAGAGGTCAATTACCGGCCAAGGAAGAAGGCCAAAGTTGGGAGGAAGACGAGGGAAGGCACTGCAGAGCCAGTTGGTGTGGGAGAAGCATGGCCGTCGGTAGAATCCGACACATCAGAATTTGAGTTTGTGACATCTGAGGAGGATCATGCTGAAAATGAAGCACCAGTGGCTGAGCCTGTGAGGATCAAGAGAAAGAAGGGTAGGAGGAAGAGGGGTTCTGAGTCAGACTCGTCTTCAGATTCTGATTATGTCATATCAGAGGAGGAACTTAAGGATTTGGGGATGCCTAGGCCCCAAGAGGCTGTGCCACAGCTGCCTCCACCCCCAGCACGAAGGACCATTGCTCCTAGGAGGGTAGATGAGAAGGGAAAAGAGCCAGAGGAGGCTTTGAAACAGATATGTGGGATCTGCCTCTCAGAGGAGCAGAGAGCTACGATACAGGGTGTGCTTAATTGCTGCTCGCACTACTTCTGCTTCGCGTGCATCCTGGAGTGGTCAAAGGTGGAGTCGAGGTGTCCACTGTGTAAACGGCGTTTCAACACAATTACCAAGTCATCGGTGGCAGATCTAGGATTGGGGTTGAGGAATGCTCCTGTTAGGGTAGAAAAGCGCGATCAG GTATACCAGCCCACTGAAGATGAAATGAGGCGTTGGTTAGACCCATACGAAAATGTTGTATGTATAGAGTGCAATCAAGGTGGTGATGACAATCTCATGTTGCTATGTGATATATGTGATTCGTCTGCACATACTTTCTGTGTTGGTCTGGGAAGAGAAGTACCAGAAGGCAACTGGTACTGTGGTGGGTGTAGATCCagtgtggaagggccttctcatgCACAAACACAGGAAAGGGTGCTTCCCCGTGGAGAAAGTAATATGAACACTGCCGATAGCAGTTCTAGTTCATTTGGCAGATCTATATCAAATGGAGTTTTCCAAAGACCACCACCAATAAACGTTCAGCCTTCTTTGCAAGGATTTGATCTGAATCTCTCTCCAATAGAAACCCCTGAGGAAGATAAGCGAGCTGAGTCACACATCTCAGCTGAACCCGTGTCAACTCCTACTGGGAGGCACGCAACTCTTGATAGGAGGCGTGCCTTGAACCGGCGTATTCGTATTCTTCTATTTAGACCTAGGACTGCAACTAATCCTTGGCAGAATAGCATTCAGCATGACAGAAGCACACCAGGAGCAGAACAAAATCAACGGAACGCCTGCACTTCTACAGATGTGAGCCCATCCTGTTCCAGGGCTGATTTCATGCAGAGCCAGCAGAGTAGCTCACAATTTGTTCAGTCTGCAAGTAATCTTAATCAATGCACTGATGAGGGTGGAAGCAATTTCCGAGAAGTAGCAAATGCCAAGGACCAGCTGATTCCTATTGTCAAGAAGAGCATCAAGCACATTTGTGCCCGGTCCCCATTGG ATCAATCTTCTTTCACGAACGTAGCACGGCGAGCGACACACACCATCTTAGCGTTGTCCGGGATTGCGCACAACAAGGATAGGGTTGTTGCAACACCTTTTCCTTTTCCTAGCCATTGTTGCCATGCCTGTGACGGCCGAGAGCCAGCGTTTCTCATGAGAACTATCTGCTCGTCATGCTTCAACTCATTCGTCGGTGATGTTGTCAGTCACATCGCCAGTATGTTTTCCTGA
- the LOC123429405 gene encoding uncharacterized protein LOC123429405, translating to MAPTYRPYAGEYGAVERKVAGARWAASASSVAWFVGDQAEMKRRGRVAGYKAYAVEGKVKASLRRGLRWIKAKCSHIVHR from the coding sequence ATGGCGCCGACGTACCGGCCCTACGCCGGCGAGTACGGGGCGGTGGAGCGGAAGGTGGCGGGGGCGCGGTGGGCGGCGTCGGCGTCGTCGGTGGCGTGGTTCGTGGGGGACCAGGCGGAGATGAAGCGGCGGGGGAGGGTGGCCGGCTACAAGGCCTACGCCGTGGAGGGCAAGGTGAAGGCGTCCCTCCGCAGGGGCCTCCGCTGGATCAAGGCCAAGTGCTCCCACATCGTCCACCGCTAG
- the LOC123424637 gene encoding trichohyalin-like isoform X1 — protein sequence MLLTDLDSWRACVRAGICPYMVAGGGAVLRRAKMAGGDDDDDEYVVDEDEEVEDDVEYPAAACSDEDAAEDEADPEPEDESDADFDGEAEAEEGDDEDFEIDKPRRPRRPPRPRGRGRKAKPDDSDEDSDEDFDGDEEDDEDFEIVAPRPRRPPKARGRARKRRRTREPEEESDADFEEELEEMETPRPKPRRRARKAKPRDDDDSDADFDEDEEFEIDTPRPRRAPTARSRGRSRKQEDESDEEFDGEEDEGFEIETPRPRRAPRARSQGRTRAQEVESDSEEDGLENEEVEVEVPWPKRPATVRFRRRREEQEIEPDEDFKGEEEEPENDELEVETPWPKRTATVRSRRRREEQEIESDADFKGEEEEPENDELEVETPWPKRTATVRSRRRREEQEIESDADFKGEQDEELEVETPQPAMDPSWGRKGEQEDESDADFDGEEEELENAKLEIETPLSANFRSGGSNMKQEDRFDVDFDGDEEFEDKEEDEELEIETPQSVKYRSSGRNVKEEDELDADFNVAEEEIEDQEEDEELEIETPESVKYCSGGRNVKEEDDDLDADFNVAEEEVEDQEEDEELEIEMPESVKYRSDGRNLKQEDEFDADFNGAEEEVEDQEEDEELETETLQPRNLSEAHGKGRKVKPAGSSRQRHEDDDDYEEEIEDEDEDFDPEVDEDDEDEEEDVEEEDDDLGDYAPTRATKVKPRNHLAKRKPAAGRQHRKRNSGSRVSKGKTRNGTSARRRRSKRRVADDYEDDEEEEDDDDFVVKDDVEEEVNYRPRKKAKVGRKTREGTAEPVGVGEAWPSVESDTSEFEFVTSEEDHAENEAPVAEPVRIKRKKGRRKRGSESDSSSDSDYVISEEELKDLGMPRPQEAVPQLPPPPARRTIAPRRVDEKGKEPEEALKQICGICLSEEQRATIQGVLNCCSHYFCFACILEWSKVESRCPLCKRRFNTITKSSVADLGLGLRNAPVRVEKRDQVYQPTEDEMRRWLDPYENVVCIECNQGGDDNLMLLCDICDSSAHTFCVGLGREVPEGNWYCGGCRSSVEGPSHAQTQERVLPRGESNMNTADSSSSSFGRSISNGVFQRPPPINVQPSLQGFDLNLSPIETPEEDKRAESHISAEPVSTPTGRHATLDRRRALNRRIRILLFRPRTATNPWQNSIQHDRSTPGAEQNQRNACTSTDVSPSCSRADFMQSQQSSSQFVQSASNLNQCTDEGGSNFREVANAKDQLIPIVKKSIKHICARSPLDQSSFTNVARRATHTILALSGIAHNKDRVVATPFPFPSHCCHACDGREPAFLMRTICSSCFNSFVGDVVSHIASMFS from the exons ATGCTCTTAACTGATTTGGATTCgtggcgtgcgtgcgtgcgtgcaggGATCTGCCCGTACATGGTCGCCGGCGGCGGGGCGGTCCTGCGGCGGGCGAAGATggccggcggcgacgacgacgacgacgagtacgtcgtggacgaggacgaggaggtggAGGACGACGTTGAGTATCCGGCGGCCGCGTGCTCCGACGAGGACGCCGCCGAGGACGAGGCCGACCCGGAGCCGGAGGACGAATCTGACGCCGACTTCGacggggaggcggaggcggaggagggCGACGACGAGGATTTCGAGATCGACAAGCCGCGCCGGCCCAGGCGCCCTCCCAGGCCTCGCGGGCGGGGCAGGAAGGCTAAGCCGGATGACTCCGACGAGGACTCCGACGAGGATTTCGAcggggacgaggaggacgacgaggattTCGAGATCGTCGCGCCGCGGCCGAGGCGCCCGCCCAAGGCTCGCGGCCGAGCCCGGAAGCGGAGGCGGACGCgggagccggaggaggagtccgatgcGGATTTTGAGGAGGAGTTGGAGGAGATGGAGACGCCGCGGCCCAAGCCTCGCCGCCGGGCCAGGAAGGCCAAACCGCGCGACGACGACGACTCCGATGCGGATTTCGACGAGGACGAGGAGTTCGAGATCGACACGCCACGGCCGAGGCGTGCGCCCACGGCTCGCTCCCGGGGCAGGTCGAGGAAGCAGGAAGACGAGTCTGACGAGGAGTTCGACGGGGAGGAGGACGAGGGGTTCGAGATCGAGACACCGAGGCCTAGGCGCGCACCCAGGGCTCGCTCCCAAGGCAGGACGAGGGCGCAGGAAGTAGAGTCTGACTCGGAGGAGGATGGATTGGAGAACGAGGAGGTGGAGGTCGAGGTGCCATGGCCGAAACGCCCAGCCACGGttcggttccggcgacggagggaGGAGCAAGAGATCGAGCCTGATGAAGATTTCAAAGGGGAGGAGGAAGAACCGGAGAACGACGAGTTGGAGGTCGAGACGCCATGGCCGAAACGTACAGCCACGGTTCGCTCTCGGCGGAGAAGGGAGGAGCAAGAGATTGAGTCTGATGCAGATTTCAAAGGGGAGGAGGAAGAACCGGAGAACGACGAGTTGGAGGTCGAGACGCCATGGCCGAAACGTACAGCCACGGTTCGCTCTCGGCGGAGAAGGGAGGAGCAAGAGATTGAGTCCGATGCCGATTTCAAAGGGGAGCAGGATGAGGAGTTGGAGGTTGAGACCCCGCAACCAGCCATGGACCCCTCCTGGGGTAGGAAAGGGGAGCAAGAGGATGAGTCTGATGCCGATTTCGACGGGGAGGAGGAAGAACTAGAGAATGCGAAGTTGGAGATTGAGACGCCACTGTCAGCCAACTTCCGCTCTGGTGGCAGTAACATGAAGCAGGAGGACAGATTTGATGTGGATTTTGATGGGGACGAGGAGTTTGAGGataaggaagaggatgaagagttGGAGATCGAGACGCCACAATCCGTCAAGTACCGCTCCAGTGGCAGGAAtgtgaaggaggaggatgagcttGATGCAGATTTCAATGTGGCTGAGGAGGAAATTGAGGAtcaggaagaggatgaagagctgGAGATCGAGACGCCAGAGTCAGTCAAGTATTGCTCCGGTGGCAGGAATgtgaaggaggaggatgatgatctTGATGCAGATTTCAATGtggctgaggaggaagttgaggatcaggaagaggatgaagagctgGAGATCGAGATGCCAGAGTCAGTCAAGTATCGCTCCGATGGCAGGAATCTGAAGCaggaggatgagtttgatgcagatTTCAATGGGGCGGAGGAGGAAGTTGAGGATCAGGAAGAGGATGAGGAGTTGGAGACCGAGACGCTACAGCCAAGGAACCTGTCCGAGGCTCATGGCAAGGGCAGGAAGGTGAAGCCAGCGGGCTCTAGCCGGCAGAggcatgaggatgatgatgattacgAGGAAGAgatcgaggatgaggatgaagacTTTGATCCGGAGGTGGACGAAGATGACGAAGATGAGGAGGAAGatgttgaagaagaagatgatgatttgGGGGATTATGCCCCAACTCGTGCCACAAAGGTTAAACCTAGGAACCACTTGGCCAAGCGGAAGCCAGCAGCTGGGCGCCAACACCGTAAGAGGAATAGTGGTTCCAGGGTTTCCAAGGGAAAGACAAGGAATGGCACGTCAGCACGTCGGCGTAGGAGCAAGCGGCGGGTGGCTGACGACTATGAAGacgatgaggaggaagaagatgatgatgattttgttgtCAAGGACGATGTGGAGGAAGAGGTCAATTACCGGCCAAGGAAGAAGGCCAAAGTTGGGAGGAAGACGAGGGAAGGCACTGCAGAGCCAGTTGGTGTGGGAGAAGCATGGCCGTCGGTAGAATCCGACACATCAGAATTTGAGTTTGTGACATCTGAGGAGGATCATGCTGAAAATGAAGCACCAGTGGCTGAGCCTGTGAGGATCAAGAGAAAGAAGGGTAGGAGGAAGAGGGGTTCTGAGTCAGACTCGTCTTCAGATTCTGATTATGTCATATCAGAGGAGGAACTTAAGGATTTGGGGATGCCTAGGCCCCAAGAGGCTGTGCCACAGCTGCCTCCACCCCCAGCACGAAGGACCATTGCTCCTAGGAGGGTAGATGAGAAGGGAAAAGAGCCAGAGGAGGCTTTGAAACAGATATGTGGGATCTGCCTCTCAGAGGAGCAGAGAGCTACGATACAGGGTGTGCTTAATTGCTGCTCGCACTACTTCTGCTTCGCGTGCATCCTGGAGTGGTCAAAGGTGGAGTCGAGGTGTCCACTGTGTAAACGGCGTTTCAACACAATTACCAAGTCATCGGTGGCAGATCTAGGATTGGGGTTGAGGAATGCTCCTGTTAGGGTAGAAAAGCGCGATCAG GTATACCAGCCCACTGAAGATGAAATGAGGCGTTGGTTAGACCCATACGAAAATGTTGTATGTATAGAGTGCAATCAAGGTGGTGATGACAATCTCATGTTGCTATGTGATATATGTGATTCGTCTGCACATACTTTCTGTGTTGGTCTGGGAAGAGAAGTACCAGAAGGCAACTGGTACTGTGGTGGGTGTAGATCCagtgtggaagggccttctcatgCACAAACACAGGAAAGGGTGCTTCCCCGTGGAGAAAGTAATATGAACACTGCCGATAGCAGTTCTAGTTCATTTGGCAGATCTATATCAAATGGAGTTTTCCAAAGACCACCACCAATAAACGTTCAGCCTTCTTTGCAAGGATTTGATCTGAATCTCTCTCCAATAGAAACCCCTGAGGAAGATAAGCGAGCTGAGTCACACATCTCAGCTGAACCCGTGTCAACTCCTACTGGGAGGCACGCAACTCTTGATAGGAGGCGTGCCTTGAACCGGCGTATTCGTATTCTTCTATTTAGACCTAGGACTGCAACTAATCCTTGGCAGAATAGCATTCAGCATGACAGAAGCACACCAGGAGCAGAACAAAATCAACGGAACGCCTGCACTTCTACAGATGTGAGCCCATCCTGTTCCAGGGCTGATTTCATGCAGAGCCAGCAGAGTAGCTCACAATTTGTTCAGTCTGCAAGTAATCTTAATCAATGCACTGATGAGGGTGGAAGCAATTTCCGAGAAGTAGCAAATGCCAAGGACCAGCTGATTCCTATTGTCAAGAAGAGCATCAAGCACATTTGTGCCCGGTCCCCATTGG ATCAATCTTCTTTCACGAACGTAGCACGGCGAGCGACACACACCATCTTAGCGTTGTCCGGGATTGCGCACAACAAGGATAGGGTTGTTGCAACACCTTTTCCTTTTCCTAGCCATTGTTGCCATGCCTGTGACGGCCGAGAGCCAGCGTTTCTCATGAGAACTATCTGCTCGTCATGCTTCAACTCATTCGTCGGTGATGTTGTCAGTCACATCGCCAGTATGTTTTCCTGA